One Tachysurus fulvidraco isolate hzauxx_2018 chromosome 2, HZAU_PFXX_2.0, whole genome shotgun sequence DNA segment encodes these proteins:
- the aldh4a1 gene encoding delta-1-pyrroline-5-carboxylate dehydrogenase, mitochondrial, with the protein MLRVRSLFCVSSRGFKTFPCAAVEVKNEPILSFKEGSKERAQLVEALKDLKGKTEEIPCVIGDEQIWTKDIRYQLSPFNHAHKVAKFCYADKELLNKAIMASVAARREWDLKPVADRAQIFFKAADELSGPKRAEVLAKTMIGQGKTVVQAEIDAACELIDFFRFNAKHAVELEQHQPLNSDGSTNTMLYRGLEGFVAAVAPFNFTAIGGNLAGTPAIMGNVVLWKPSDAAMSASYAVYKILRESGLPPNIIQFVPADGPVFGDTVASSEHLAGINFTGSVPTFKRLWKQVAQNLDIYKNFPRVAGECGGKNFHFVHKSADIGSVVTGTIRSAFEYSGQKCSACSRMYVPDSLWPQIKKGLLNVHKQIKVGDPVQDFGTFFSAVIDDNSFGRIKGWLQYAESSPNLTVIAGGKCDDKKGYFVEPTIIETKDPQDKIMNEEIFGPVLTVYVYPENDYRKVLELIDNTSPYALTGAVFAQDKAVLDEAAKALRNAAGNFYVNDKSTGSVVAQQPFGGSRASGTNDKPGGPHYVLRWTSPQVVKETHVPLRDWKYSYMG; encoded by the exons GTTTAAGACCTTCCCTTGTGCAGCTGTGGAGGTTAAGAATGAACCGATCTTGTCATTCAAAGAGGGAAGCAAAGAAAGAGCACAGCTAGTGGAG GCACTAAAAGACCTAAAAGGAAAGACGGAAGAGATTCCGTGTGTGATTGGAGACGAACAGATATGGACCAAAGATATCAGATACCAGCTATCT CCATTTAATCATGCACACAAAGTGGCCAAGTTCTGTTATGCTGATAAG GAGCTCCTGAACAAAGCTATCATGGCCTCTGTTGCAGCAAGGAGAGAATGGGACCTCAAACCAGTAGCAGACAGAGCCCAAATCTTCTTCAAGGCTGCTGATGAACTCAGTGGACCAAAGAGAGCAGAGGTTCTGGCCAAGACAATGATTGGCCAG GGTAAGACCGTCGTGCAAGCTGAGATCGATGCTGCGTGTGAGCTCATTGACTTCTTCCGGTTTAATGCCAAGCACGCAGTAGAGCTGGAGCAGCATCAGCCCCTGAACAGTGATGGCAGCACCAACACCATGCTGTACCGTGGGCTTGAG GGGTTTGTAGCTGCTGTGGCTCCTTTCAATTTCACTGCCATTGGTGGAAACTTGGCTGGCACGCCAGCTATAATG GGTAACGTGGTGCTGTGGAAACCCAGTGATGCAGCTATGTCTGCCAGCTATGCGGTCTATAAGATTCTGCGTGAGTCCGGCTTGCCACCCAACATCATCCAGTTCGTTCCAGCTGACGGTCCAGTTTTCGGAGACACTGTCGCTTCTTCTGAGCATTTGGCTGGAATCAACTTCACCGGCAGTGTCCC aACATTTAAGCGCTTGTGGAAACAAGTGGCACAGAATCTGGACATCTACAAAAACTTCCCTCGTGTTGCTGGAG AATGTGGCGGGAAGAACTTTCATTTTGTGCACAAGTCAGCAGATATCGGCAGCGTGGTGACTGGAACCATTCGCTCAGCGTTCGAATACAGTGGGCAGAAATGCTCAGCTTGTTCCAGGATGTATGTCCCAGACTCACTCTGGCCTCAGATTAAAAAAGGGCTCCTGAATGTGCACAAACAGATTAAAGTCGGAGAT CCCGTTCAGGATTTTGGCACATTTTTCTCAGCAGTGATTGATGACAAC TCCTTTGGCAGGATCAAAGGCTGGCTCCAATATGCCGAATCATCTCCCAATCTTACTGTGATTGCTGGCGGAAAATGTGACGACAAAAAAGGATACTTCGTGGAGCCGACGATTATTGAAACCAAAGACCCGCaggataaaataatgaatgag GAGATTTTTGGACCAGTTTTGACTGTCTATGTCTATCCTGAGAACGACTACCGGAAAGTGCTGGAGTTGATTGATAACACGTCTCCGTATGCACTAACAGGAGCCGTGTTCGCTCAAGATAA GGCTGTTTTGGATGAGGCAGCAAAAGCACTCAGAAACGCAGCAGGAAATTTCTACGTCAACGACAAATCGACAGGTTCCGTTGTGGCCCAACAGCCATTCGGAGGCTCCAGAGCATCAG GTACCAACGACAAGCCCGGCGGCCCACACTACGTTCTCAGATGGACCTCACCGCAGGTTGTAAAGGAGACCCACGTTCCGCTTAGAGACTGGAAATACTCCTACATGGGCTGA
- the her2 gene encoding hairy-related 2, whose protein sequence is MAPGTRTPSQEKNDKPRFRKPAVEKLRRDRINTGIERLKVLLKDELDPRCRLEKADVLERAVVYLKNSKSLARASPDQFFTDGFTRCLEESACFLSMHMMSGQSHAMHPKGSESISVNLHALKGIPECTGAVWRPW, encoded by the exons ATGGCTCCTGGCACGCGCACACCTTCTCAGGAGAAAAACGACAAACCCAGA tttagaAAGCCAGCGGTGGAGAAACTGCGCAGAGATCGCATCAATACTGGGATCGAGCGTCTGAAAGTGCTGCTTAAGGACGAACTGGATCCCAGATGCAGGCTGGAAAAAGCGGACGTTTTAGAAAGGGCGGTTGTTTACTTGAAAAACAGTAAGTCGTTGGCACGCGCATCTCCAGACCAGTTCTTCACTGACGGCTTCACCCGCTGCTTGGAGGAGAGCGCGTGCTTCCTCTCCATGCACATGATGAGCGGTCAGAGTCATGCAATGCATCCCAAAGGATCTGAGAGTATCAGTGTGAATTTGCATGCACTTAAAGGAATCCCTGAATGCACTGGGGCAGTTTGGAGACCTTGGTGA
- the LOC113656538 gene encoding transcription factor HES-5-like, whose protein sequence is MAPTCMPSADYSKLSNKEKHKLRKPVVEKMRRDRINSCIEQLKVILEKEFHQQDPNTKLEKADILEMTVIFLKQQLQSQISAPQKAHCDGYSQCWRETVNFLSANSKLDITLQHLNRCQEAQRAPKDFPVSPRSSQIHQASVKQEISVNRPVWRPW, encoded by the exons ATGGCTCCTACCTGCATGCCTTCTGCTGACTACTCAAAGCTTTCCAACaaggaaaaacacaaa ctGAGAAAACCAGTGGTGGAAAAAATGCGTCGTGATCGCATCAACAGCTGCATCGAACAGCTTAAGGTGATTCTGGAGAAAGAATTCCACCAGCAAGACCCAAACACCAAGCTGGAGAAAGCTGACATTCTGGAGATGACTGTCATCTTTCTAAAGCAGCAGCTGCAAAGCCAGATCTCAGCACCTCAGAAAGCACACTGTGACGGTTACTCTCAGTGCTGGAGGGAGACCGTGAACTTCCTGTCTGCAAACTCCAAACTTGACATCACACTTCAACATCTCAACCGCTGTCAAGAAGCCCAGAGAGCACCGAAAGATTTCCCAGTGTCTCCACGTTCCTCCCAGATCCACCAGGCTTCAGTCAAGCAGGAGATTAGCGTGAACAGGCCTGTGTGGAGGCCATGGTAG
- the LOC113656527 gene encoding transcription factor HES-5-like, whose amino-acid sequence MAPTCMPSADYSKLSNKEKHKLRKPVVEKMRRDRINSCIEQLKVILEKEFHQQDPNTKLEKADILEMTVVFLKQQLQSQISAPQKAHCDGYSQCWRETVNFLSANSKLDITLQHLNRCQEAQRAPKDFPVSPRSSQIHQASVKQEISVNRPVWRPW is encoded by the exons ATGGCTCCTACCTGCATGCCTTCTGCTGACTACTCAAAGCTTTCCAACaaggaaaaacacaaa ctGAGAAAACCAGTGGTGGAAAAAATGCGTCGTGATCGCATCAACAGCTGCATCGAGCAGCTTAAGGTGATTCTGGAGAAAGAATTCCACCAGCAAGACCCAAACACCAAGCTGGAGAAAGCTGACATTCTGGAGATGACAGTCGTCTTTCTGAAGCAGCAGCTGCAAAGCCAGATCTCAGCACCTCAGAAAGCACACTGTGACGGTTACTCTCAGTGCTGGAGGGAGACCGTGAACTTCCTGTCTGCCAACTCCAAACTTGACATCACACTTCAACATCTCAACCGCTGTCAAGAAGCCCAGAGAGCACCGAAAGATTTCCCAGTGTCTCCACGTTCCTCCCAGATCCACCAGGCTTCAGTCAAGCAGGAGATCAGTGTGAACAGGCCTGTGTGGAGGCCATGGTAG
- the LOC113656428 gene encoding transcription factor HES-5-like, whose product MQNVDLARARTDNKLRKVLAEKMRRDRITSSIEQLRMILYPIMQITEEHAVKLKKADILEMAITLLRQKACSRANSSFARGFSQCLHEMLRHVSLHAHLPPKDREEIKRFYVLQRTSLRLSSLFPNHGHFAQRSPKQTASRNRVALWRPWKKN is encoded by the exons ATGCAAAACGTGGATCTAGCACGCGCGAGGACAGACAATAAA CTTCGCAAAGTCCTGGCAGAGAAAATGCGGCGAGATCGAATCACCAGCAGCATCGAGCAGCTAAGGATGATTTTATATCCAATCATGCAGATAACTGAAGAGCATGCTGTCAAACTGAAAAAAGCAGACATTTTAGAGATGGCCATCACATTGCTTAGACAGAAAGCATGTTCACGTGCAAATTCAAGTTTTGCACGTGGCTTTTCTCAGTGTTTACACGAAATGCTGCGCCATGTGTCTTTGCATGCTCATCTGCCACCCAAAGACAGAGAAGAAATCAAACGTTTCTATGTGCTGCAGAGGACAAGCTTAAGACTGAGTTCCTTGTTTCCAAATCATGGCCATTTTGCTCAAAGATCACCGAAACAAACAGCATCCAGGAACCGAGTGGCACTGTGGAGACCATGGAAGAAAAACTGA